The Mycolicibacterium aurum genome segment AGGCCGACCGGATGCGGGGCGGCGTCTACCACAGCGGCGACCTGGCCTACCGCGACGAGAACGGGTTCGCGTACTTCGCGGGCAGGCTCGGTGACTGGATGCGGGTGGACGGCGAAAACCTGGGAACCGCGCCCATCGAGCGGATTCTGATGCGGTTCCCGGGCGTGACCGAAGCCGCGGTGTATCCGATCCCCGACCCTGCCGTTGGCGACCAGGTGATGGCCGCCCTGGTGCTGCCGGAGGACACCGCCTTCGATCCTGCCGCGTTCCGGCGATTCCTGGCCGAGCAGGCCGACCTCGGCCCCAAGCAGTGGCCGACGTTCGTGCGCACGGCGACCGCCCTGCCCAGAACCGAGACGTTCAAGGTGCTCAAGCGTCAACTGTCTGCGGAGGGCACCGCCTGCGCCGACCCCGTGCACCCGGTCGGGCGACCGTGACTGAACAGCGCGCCGACATCGCCACGATGCTGCTCGACCGCCTCGGGGACAGCCACCCCGGCCTGCGCACCCGCGAACGGGACTGGACCTGGGATGAGGTCGTGCGCGAATCGGCGGCGCGCGCCGCGCTGGCGTCGACGGTGCGCGGCCCTGACGACGGCGCGTGCCACATCGGGATATTGCTCGACAACGCGCCCGATTTCGTCTTCTGGCTGGGGGGCGCCGCACTGGCGGGCGCGACCGTCGTCGGCCTGAATCCCACGCGCGGGGCCGCGGACCTCGCCGCCGACATCCGGCACACCGATTGTCACCTGATCATCACCGACTCCGCGGGCGCGCAGCGGTTGGCCGGCCTCGACCACGGCGTGCCGCCGCGACGCGTACTCATGGTGGACGACCCGGCGTACCAGCACGCGCTTGACAGGCTGCGCGGCGAGACGCTGAAAGCCCCTGCGTTCGAATCGAACCCGCTGTTCCTTCTGCTGTTCACCTCCGGCACCACCGGCACATCGAAGGCCGTCAGGTGCAGCCAGGGCCGGCTGGCGCGGATCGCCTACGCGGCCAGTGAGAAGTTCGGTCATCATCGCGGCGACGTCGACTACTGCTGCATGCCGCTGTTCCACGGCAACGCGATCATGGCGCTCTGGGCACCCGCTCTGGCCAACGGCGCCACGGTGTGTCTGACGCCATCGTTCTCCGCCTCCGGGTTCCTGTCCGACGTCCGTTTCTACGGGGCCACGTTCTTCACCTATGTCGGCAAGGCGCTGGCCTACCTGTTGGCCACCCCCGAGCGTCCCGACGACGCGGACAACACACTCCAACGGGGTTTCGGCACCGAGGCATCGCCGGAGGACCAGAACGAATTCCGACGCCGATTCGCCGCCGAACTCCACGAGGGGTACGGCTCCAGCGAGGGGGGCGCAGTGGCGACACCCGACCCGGCGGCCCCACCCGGCGCGCTGGGCCGACCGGTCCATTCCGACGTCGTCGTCGTCGACCCCGAGACTTCGATGCAGTGTCCGGCAGCGGTTCTCGATCCGAACGGCAAAGTGGTGAACCCCGACGACGCCATCGGCGAGATCGTCGACCGCCGCGGCGCCCGGGACTTCGAGGGGTACTACCGCAACGACGCGGCCGACGCCGAGCGGGTCCGCAATGGCTGGTACTGGTCAGGCGATCTGGGCTATGTCGACGATCGCGGCTTCCTGTACTTCGCGGGCCGGCGGGGCGACTGGATCCGCATCGACGGCGAGAACACGTCGGCGCTGACCATCGAACGCGTGCTACGCCGGCATCCGGATGTCGTTGCCGCAGGCGTGTACGGCGTTCCCGACCCGAGGTCGGGCGATCAGGTGATGGCCGCCATCGAGGTCGCCGATCCCGCCGCGTTCGACATCGACGCGTTCACGGAGTTCCTCATCGGGCAGGAAGACCTGGGTGCCAAAGGTTTTCCCCGGTTGCTGCGCGTCTCGGCCAACCTGCCCGCAACCGGGTCCAACAAGGTGCGCAAGAGAGATCTTCAGGCGCAACGCTGGCACACCGACGAGCTGGTACACCGCTGGGTAGGTCGCGGACGGCCTCGGTACCACCTGATGAGCACCGACGACCGAACCGAATTGGACGCCGAGTTCGCGGCGCACGGAAGGGAACATCTTGTCTGAACAGGTGTGGGACGAGACCACCGACGTCCTCGTCGCCGGGTCCGGCGCGGGTGGTGTCACGGGTGCCTACACCGCGGCACGCGAAGGCCTCGAGGTGATCCTGGTCGAGGCGACCGAGAAGTTCGGCGGCACCACGGCGTACTCGGGTGGCGGCGGAATGTGGTTCCCGTGCAATCCCGTTCTGATGCGGGCGGGCGCCGACGACACCATCGAGGACGCACTCGAGTACTACCACGCGGTGGTGGGCGACCGGACGCCGGCAGAGCTGCAGGAGACCTACGTACGCGGCGGGGCGCCGCTGATCGAATATCTGGAATCCGATGAGCTGCTGAAGTTCTCGCTGCTGCCGTGGCCGGACTACTTCGGCAAGGCGCCCAAGGCGCGGGCCGACGGCATGCGGCACATCGCCGCGAAGCCGTTCAAAGTGGCTGCCGCGCCCGAGCTGCGGGAGCTGGTCCGCGGTCCGCTCGACGCCGACCGCCTCGGCCAGCCGCAACCGGACGACTATTTCGTCGGCGGACGGGCGCTGATCGCGCGCTTCCTGACCGCCGCCGCGCGCTTCCCGCATTCGGCGACCCAGCTCAACACCACGCTGACCGAGTTGGTGGTCGAGGACGGAGCCGTCGTCGGGGCGATCGTCGAATCCGAAGGACGGCGCCGCGCGATCCGCGCCAGGCGCGGTGTCCTTCTTGCCGCAGGCGGTTTCGAGCACAACGACGAGATGCGGGCGCACTTCCACGTGCCCGGCGCTTCCCGAGACACCATGGGGCCCTGGGGAAATCGCGGCCTGGCGCATCTGGCCGGGATCGCCGCCGGCGCCGACACGGACCTGATGGACCAGGCGTGGTGGTCACCGGGGCTCACACATCCCGACGGTACGTCGGCCTTCGCGCTGTGGTTCACCGGTGGCATCTTCGTCGACGACCACGGTAAGCGCTTCGTCAACGAGTCTGCGGCGTATGACCGATTGGGGCGCGAGGTATTGGGTGCGATGGCGCGCGGCAACGTCACCCTGCCGTTCTGGATGGTCTACGACCACACCGACGGAGGTGTGCCGCCGGTCAAGGCCACCAACGTCTCCATGGTCGAGCCCGAGAAGTACGTGGCGGCGGGTCTGTGGCGCACGGCCGACACCCTCGAGGAGCTCGCCGTCGCGATCGGGGTGCCACCGCGCAATCTCGTCGACACCGTGGCGCGGTTCAACGACTTCGCGCAGCGCGGCGTCGACGACGACTTCGGCCGCGGCGACGAGCCGTATGACCGGGCGTTCTCCGGCGGTGCGCCGCCGCTGTACCCGATCGAGCGGGGACCGTTTCACGCGGCCGCGTTCGGCGTCTCCGACCTGGGCACCAAGGGCGGGCTCCGCACCGATTCCGCGGCGCGCGTACTCGATACGGCGGACAATGTGATCCCGGGGCTGTACGCGGCGGGCAACACGATGGCCGCACCCAGCGGGACCGCCTACCCAGGCGGCGGCAACCCGATCGGCACCAGCATGGTCTTCAGCCACTTGGCCGTGCTGGACATGGTGAAAGGAACCACCCCATGAGCAGCACAGCATCCGAGGCCGTGCGCGAGATCGACACCGGGAAGGCGATGACGCGCTACGCCCGCGGATGGCACTGCCTCGGGCTGGCGGAGTCCTTCCGCGACGGACAGCCGCACGGCATCAACGCGTTCGGCACCATGCTCGTGGTGTTCGCCGACTCGCACGGGTCGCTTCATGTGCTCGACGGCTACTGCAGGCACATGGGCGGCAACCTGTCCCAGGGCACCGTCAAGGGCGACGAGGTCGCCTGCCCGTTCCACGACTGGCGCTGGGGCGGCGACGGCAAGTGCACGCTGGTGCCCTACGCCAAACGCACCCCACGGCTGGCGCGCACCCGAGCGTGGCAGACCACCGAGGTCAACGGACAGCTGTTGGTCTGGCACGACCCCGAGGGGTCCACCCCGGCGCCCGAGCTGACCCCGCCGACCATCGAGGGATTCGACGAGGGCCGGTGGTCACCGTGGCAGTGGAGTTCGATCCTGATCGAGGGCGCGCACTGCCGCGAGATCGTCGACAACAACGTCGACATGGCGCACTTCTTCTACATCCACCACGCCTATCCGACCTATTTCAAGAACGTCATCGAGGGCCACACCGCCAGCCAGTTCATGGAGTCCAAGCCGCGGCCGGACTACATCGCCGACCCCGACAAGCTCTGGGACGGCACACACCTGCGTTCGGAGGCCACGTACTTCGGGCCCGCGTACATGATCAACTGGCTGCACAACGACCTCGGCCCCGGCTTCACCGTCGAGGTTGCCCTGATCAACTGCCACTACCCGGTCAGCCACAACTCGTTCATGCTGCAGTGGGGCGTCGCGGTGCAGGAGATGCCCGGACTGCCCGCCGACAAGGCCGCCAAGTTGGCGGGGGCGATGAACAAGAGCTTCGGCGAAGGCTTCCTCGAAGACGTCGAGATCTGGAAGAACAAGTCTCCGATCGACAATCCGCTGCTGACCGAAGAGGACGGCCCGGTGTATCAGCATCGGCGCTGGTACGAGCAGTTCTATGTCGACGCCGCCGACGTCACCGCCGAGATGACCGACCGCTACGAGCAGGAAGTCGACACCACCCACGCGAACGATCTGTGGCACCAGGAGGTCCAGGAGAACCTCGCGGCCCGGAAACTGAGTTCAAAGTGAGTACTTCTACTCCCTGAGCAAACGCTCGATCTTGATTTACGCTTCGCTGGACATGACTAAACGTCATCCGACAGGAGTTCAGCTATGAAGCTCTCGGTTGTTGCCCGCTCTGCTGCCGTCGCGGCCGTGGTCGCTCTCATCGCGGCGGGGTGTACAGGTTCGACCTCGGGGTCCGGCCAGACCGCCGCGGAGTCCACCAGCGCCACCACGTCGTCCGACGAACCCACCACGTCAACCAGCGCCACCTCCGCGCCCGCCACCGGCCGCATCGCTCCGCGTGAGGCAGCCCCGACGGGACCGGCCCCGACCATCGCCGACTACATCGCGGAGAACGGCATCACCGAGTCACCGGTCAAGCCGGGCGATCCCGGGGCCCCGCTCATCGACCTGCCCGTTCCGGACGGCTGGGAGACCGCCGGCGAGGAGACGCCGGACTGGGCGTTCGGCGCCATCATCTATACCGGGCCCGAGGCCGCGGAGTACACGCCGAGCATCGTCGCGCTGGTGTCGAAACTGGTGGGCGATGTCGACCCGCAGGCCGTGCTGGACGCCGCGGCGGGCGAGGCCACCAACCTGCCCGGCTGGATTCCGATGAGCGACGGCAAGGTCACCACCCTTGGCGAGTTCCCCGCCTTCCAGCTCGGCGGCACCTGGGTCCAGGACGGCGTCACCAAGATCGCCGCGCAGAAGACGGTGGTGATCCCCGGCAACGACGGGGCGTGGTACGTGCTGCAACTGAACGCCGACGGTCTGGAGAATCAGATCGACATCCTCGGCCCGGCCACCCTTGCCATCGACGAGGACACCACCATCACCCCGCAGTAGTCCTCTCGATCTGGCCGGTACGGTCGGGGTGGTGAGCTACCGCGAGATGCCCGGTTCAGCCGAACAGTGACGGAACCACCGCATCGATGAGATGCGGTCCCGGCGCCGCGAAGGCGTCGGCCATCGCCCCGGCCAGCTCCTCCGCGGTGGTGACCCGCCGGGCCGGGACGCCCATGCCTTCGGCGATCTTGACGAAATCGATTGCCGGAGAACCCAGATCGAGCAGTTCCAACGCCCTGGGCCCGGGTGCACCCGCACTCGTCGCCCCAACCCGCGCCAGCTCGATCCGCAGGATGTCGTAGGTACCGTTGTTGAAGATCACGGTGGTCACGTCGAGATTCTCGCGGGCCTGCGTCCACAGCGCGGACAGGGTGTACATCGCAGACCCGTCGGCCTGCAGGGACAGCACCGGACGGTCCGGTGCGGCGATCGCCGCGCCCACCGCCGCCGGGATGCCGTACCCGATGGCTCCGCCGGTGAGCGTCAGTACGTCATGGGCCGGCGCACCCGCTGTCGCCGCGGCGACTCCCACACCCGCAGTGTTGGATTCGTCGACGATCACCGCGTTCTCGGGCAGCAGGGCGCCGACCACCGCCGCGACCGAGAATGCGGTGAGGCC includes the following:
- a CDS encoding AMP-binding protein; amino-acid sequence: MLLDRLGDSHPGLRTRERDWTWDEVVRESAARAALASTVRGPDDGACHIGILLDNAPDFVFWLGGAALAGATVVGLNPTRGAADLAADIRHTDCHLIITDSAGAQRLAGLDHGVPPRRVLMVDDPAYQHALDRLRGETLKAPAFESNPLFLLLFTSGTTGTSKAVRCSQGRLARIAYAASEKFGHHRGDVDYCCMPLFHGNAIMALWAPALANGATVCLTPSFSASGFLSDVRFYGATFFTYVGKALAYLLATPERPDDADNTLQRGFGTEASPEDQNEFRRRFAAELHEGYGSSEGGAVATPDPAAPPGALGRPVHSDVVVVDPETSMQCPAAVLDPNGKVVNPDDAIGEIVDRRGARDFEGYYRNDAADAERVRNGWYWSGDLGYVDDRGFLYFAGRRGDWIRIDGENTSALTIERVLRRHPDVVAAGVYGVPDPRSGDQVMAAIEVADPAAFDIDAFTEFLIGQEDLGAKGFPRLLRVSANLPATGSNKVRKRDLQAQRWHTDELVHRWVGRGRPRYHLMSTDDRTELDAEFAAHGREHLV
- a CDS encoding FAD-binding protein, with the protein product MSEQVWDETTDVLVAGSGAGGVTGAYTAAREGLEVILVEATEKFGGTTAYSGGGGMWFPCNPVLMRAGADDTIEDALEYYHAVVGDRTPAELQETYVRGGAPLIEYLESDELLKFSLLPWPDYFGKAPKARADGMRHIAAKPFKVAAAPELRELVRGPLDADRLGQPQPDDYFVGGRALIARFLTAAARFPHSATQLNTTLTELVVEDGAVVGAIVESEGRRRAIRARRGVLLAAGGFEHNDEMRAHFHVPGASRDTMGPWGNRGLAHLAGIAAGADTDLMDQAWWSPGLTHPDGTSAFALWFTGGIFVDDHGKRFVNESAAYDRLGREVLGAMARGNVTLPFWMVYDHTDGGVPPVKATNVSMVEPEKYVAAGLWRTADTLEELAVAIGVPPRNLVDTVARFNDFAQRGVDDDFGRGDEPYDRAFSGGAPPLYPIERGPFHAAAFGVSDLGTKGGLRTDSAARVLDTADNVIPGLYAAGNTMAAPSGTAYPGGGNPIGTSMVFSHLAVLDMVKGTTP
- a CDS encoding Rieske 2Fe-2S domain-containing protein; the encoded protein is MSSTASEAVREIDTGKAMTRYARGWHCLGLAESFRDGQPHGINAFGTMLVVFADSHGSLHVLDGYCRHMGGNLSQGTVKGDEVACPFHDWRWGGDGKCTLVPYAKRTPRLARTRAWQTTEVNGQLLVWHDPEGSTPAPELTPPTIEGFDEGRWSPWQWSSILIEGAHCREIVDNNVDMAHFFYIHHAYPTYFKNVIEGHTASQFMESKPRPDYIADPDKLWDGTHLRSEATYFGPAYMINWLHNDLGPGFTVEVALINCHYPVSHNSFMLQWGVAVQEMPGLPADKAAKLAGAMNKSFGEGFLEDVEIWKNKSPIDNPLLTEEDGPVYQHRRWYEQFYVDAADVTAEMTDRYEQEVDTTHANDLWHQEVQENLAARKLSSK
- a CDS encoding LpqN/LpqT family lipoprotein, which codes for MKLSVVARSAAVAAVVALIAAGCTGSTSGSGQTAAESTSATTSSDEPTTSTSATSAPATGRIAPREAAPTGPAPTIADYIAENGITESPVKPGDPGAPLIDLPVPDGWETAGEETPDWAFGAIIYTGPEAAEYTPSIVALVSKLVGDVDPQAVLDAAAGEATNLPGWIPMSDGKVTTLGEFPAFQLGGTWVQDGVTKIAAQKTVVIPGNDGAWYVLQLNADGLENQIDILGPATLAIDEDTTITPQ